One region of Vitis vinifera cultivar Pinot Noir 40024 chromosome 1, ASM3070453v1 genomic DNA includes:
- the LOC100254488 gene encoding mitotic spindle checkpoint protein MAD2 yields MASRTATKDIITLRGSAAIVSEFFGYAANSILYNRGVYPEESFGKVKKYGLPMLLTQDEGVKSFIANLTAQLSEWLETGKLQRVVLVIMSKATNEVLERWNFSIETDGEVVENGVSREKSDKEIMREIQAIMRQIASSITYLPCIDEPCVFDVLAYTDTDVAVPFTWIESDPKLIANPQMVKLHSFDTKIHKVDTLVSYKNDEWDED; encoded by the exons ATGGCTTCAAGAACTGCCACCAAAGACATCATCACTTTACGGGGTTCCGCCGCAATCGTCAGCGAATTTTTTG GTTATGCTGCAAACAG TATTCTATACAATCGCGGAGTTTATCCGGAAGAATCTTTTGGAAAAGTGAAGAAATATGGCCTTCCAATGCTGCTTACTCAAGATGAGGGTGTTAAATCGTTCATTGCTAACCTAACGGCTCAGCTTTCGG AATGGCTAGAAACTGGAAAGCTACAGAGGGTGGTTCTTGTAATAATGAGCAAGGCAACAAATGAGGTGTTGGAGAGATGGAACTTCAGCATTGAAACCGATGGTGAAGTCGTTGAGAATGG GGTGTCAAGGGAGAAGAGTGACAAAGAGATTATGAGAGAGATACAAGCAATCATGCGACAGATTGCTTCCAGCATCACTTATTTGCCATGCATCGATGAACCCT GTGTGTTTGATGTGTTAGCATACACTGACACGGATGTTGCAGTTCCATTCACCTGGATTGAGAGTGACCCCAAACTGATTGCCAATCCACAGATGGTGAAACTGCATTCTTTTGATACCAAG ATACACAAGGTTGACACTCTTGTTTCATACAAGAACGATGAATGGGATGAGGATTAG